In the genome of Dickeya fangzhongdai, one region contains:
- a CDS encoding YceI family protein has protein sequence MMRIISVVTAGLLISPTLHATPLNYTISTNKTVIKLSWRAFGGTSQAYLDGVTGDVMLDSAKEIDDRIEVKIPVATLEASNSLLTYQLKSGLFFDATHYPWIVFTSSRVVAQGYGHFRVFGSLSVKNVQRPVILEATLEEYGGASPAGGTLFLHATTAISRSVFNMDRFTALVDDKVAINIDLQAQVRRAL, from the coding sequence ATGATGCGCATCATTTCCGTCGTGACCGCCGGGCTGCTGATAAGTCCAACGCTTCACGCAACGCCGCTCAACTATACTATTTCAACCAATAAAACCGTCATTAAGCTTTCATGGCGCGCATTTGGCGGTACGTCACAGGCGTATCTGGATGGCGTAACCGGGGACGTTATGCTGGATTCCGCCAAAGAAATCGATGACCGTATTGAAGTGAAAATCCCCGTTGCGACGCTCGAAGCGTCCAACAGCCTGCTGACCTATCAGCTGAAAAGCGGCCTGTTTTTTGATGCAACACACTACCCCTGGATTGTTTTCACCAGCAGCAGAGTGGTGGCGCAAGGGTATGGTCACTTTCGTGTGTTTGGTTCGCTGTCCGTCAAAAACGTTCAGCGTCCGGTCATTCTGGAGGCGACGCTGGAGGAATATGGCGGCGCATCGCCGGCGGGGGGGACGTTGTTTCTCCATGCGACAACCGCTATTTCACGTTCGGTCTTTAATATGGATCGGTTTACGGCGCTGGTGGATGACAAGGTCGCGATTAATATTGACCTTCAGGCGCAAGTCCGACGCGCATTATAA
- the dbpA gene encoding ATP-dependent RNA helicase DbpA, which produces MTSFAELNALPAEQLTTLNELGYQTMTPIQAAALPAILAGKDVRAQAKTGSGKTAAFGLGLLQHLDAGQFNTQSLVLCPTRELADQVANELRRLARYMPNIKVLTLCGGVPFSIQRDSLTHAPHIIVATPGRLLDHLKKETVSLDALQTLVLDEADRMLDMGFADAINEVIAHVPVQRQTLLFSATWPDAIAAISHRIQRDPLIIEIGTVDELPAVEQQFYEVSRNGKLDLLQKLLSREQPASCVVFCNTKKDCQAVYDALTASNQSVLALHGDMEQRDRDQTLVRFANGSSRVLVATDVAARGLDIKALEMVVNYELSWDPEVHIHRIGRTARAGESGLAISLCAPEEAQRANALEEMLNMKLNWHPLPTGLRITPLEATMATLCIDGGKKAKMRPGDILGALTGDMGLDGADIGKIMIHPTHAYVAVKQSVARHAWKQLQQGKIKGKAVKVRLLK; this is translated from the coding sequence TTGACCTCATTTGCTGAACTGAACGCGCTTCCTGCGGAGCAACTCACCACCCTTAACGAGCTGGGCTACCAGACCATGACGCCGATTCAGGCGGCGGCGTTACCGGCGATTCTGGCAGGAAAAGACGTCCGCGCGCAGGCAAAAACCGGCAGCGGCAAAACCGCTGCTTTCGGCCTGGGCCTGTTACAGCATCTTGATGCCGGGCAGTTCAATACCCAGTCGCTGGTGCTGTGCCCGACCCGTGAACTCGCCGATCAGGTAGCAAACGAGCTGCGTCGTCTGGCTCGCTACATGCCGAACATCAAGGTGCTGACCCTCTGCGGCGGCGTACCGTTCAGCATCCAGCGCGACTCGCTGACCCATGCCCCCCACATCATTGTCGCCACGCCGGGCCGACTGCTGGATCACCTGAAAAAGGAGACGGTAAGCCTTGATGCCCTGCAGACGCTGGTGCTGGATGAAGCTGACCGGATGCTCGATATGGGCTTTGCCGACGCCATCAACGAGGTTATCGCCCACGTACCCGTCCAGCGTCAGACGCTGCTGTTTTCCGCCACCTGGCCGGATGCCATTGCCGCCATCAGTCATCGTATTCAGCGCGATCCGCTGATCATTGAAATCGGTACGGTGGATGAACTCCCGGCGGTTGAGCAGCAGTTCTATGAAGTCTCCCGCAACGGCAAACTCGATCTGCTGCAGAAACTGCTGAGCCGCGAACAACCTGCTTCCTGCGTGGTATTCTGTAACACCAAAAAAGACTGTCAGGCGGTATACGACGCCCTGACCGCCAGTAACCAGAGCGTACTGGCGCTGCATGGAGATATGGAACAGCGTGACCGCGATCAGACGCTGGTGCGCTTCGCTAACGGTAGCAGCCGTGTGCTGGTGGCAACCGACGTTGCCGCGCGTGGGCTGGATATCAAAGCGCTGGAGATGGTGGTTAACTACGAGCTGTCGTGGGATCCCGAAGTGCATATCCACCGCATCGGCCGTACCGCCCGCGCCGGTGAAAGCGGGCTGGCCATCAGCCTCTGCGCGCCGGAAGAGGCCCAGCGTGCGAATGCGCTCGAAGAAATGCTGAATATGAAACTCAACTGGCACCCGCTGCCGACCGGGCTGCGCATCACCCCGCTGGAAGCCACTATGGCGACGCTGTGCATTGACGGCGGCAAGAAAGCCAAAATGCGTCCCGGCGATATTCTGGGAGCGTTAACCGGTGACATGGGGTTGGATGGTGCCGATATCGGTAAGATTATGATTCACCCGACGCATGCCTACGTGGCGGTGAAGCAGTCGGTAGCCCGCCATGCGTGGAAGCAGTTGCAGCAGGGGAAAATTAAAGGCAAGGCGGTGAAAGTCCGGTTGCTGAAGTGA
- a CDS encoding sigma-70 family RNA polymerase sigma factor, translating into MTYRLLLTGILNPEYHREDKKITTSDVRQQLAAHLTRLWRYGLVLSRSHDVAEELVQSTCVRALEKSAQFTPGTRIDRWLFSILHSIWISDLRASRVRMGQGFVESDELPAPDTHALNDDRRHYQKIMQRVNALPEAQRNAIFLVYVEGFTYQEAADTLSVPIGTIMSRLAAARTILAKSVDAQTPAKEKRS; encoded by the coding sequence GTGACTTACAGGCTGCTATTAACGGGCATCCTGAATCCTGAGTATCACCGCGAGGACAAAAAAATCACTACCAGTGACGTTCGCCAGCAGCTTGCCGCGCATCTGACACGCCTGTGGCGTTATGGTCTGGTGCTCTCGCGCAGTCACGATGTTGCTGAAGAATTAGTGCAGTCCACCTGCGTTCGCGCGCTTGAGAAGAGCGCGCAATTTACGCCGGGAACCCGCATCGATAGATGGTTGTTCTCCATTCTTCACTCCATCTGGATTTCCGATCTGCGCGCCAGCCGTGTGCGTATGGGGCAAGGATTTGTCGAAAGCGATGAGTTGCCGGCGCCGGACACCCACGCGCTGAATGACGATCGCCGGCATTACCAGAAAATCATGCAACGGGTAAACGCGCTTCCTGAAGCGCAGCGCAACGCCATATTTTTAGTTTATGTCGAAGGGTTTACCTATCAGGAGGCGGCAGACACGTTATCGGTACCGATCGGCACGATTATGAGCCGGCTGGCGGCGGCACGAACAATTCTGGCCAAATCGGTTGACGCCCAGACGCCCGCGAAGGAAAAACGTTCATGA
- a CDS encoding anti-sigma factor family protein, whose translation MRTINFTPPYSDEAIVAWLDGEMNDTDAQQFEQWLRNDDQLAERIARLQKSDLAFKEAFAPLLDDAPQARMQNRLEQLLAATPVVGETPPRIGVSRRSLIAASLSFLVIGSGLGYLARPASAVRNDSEKIRDLEAQYMSLYSAETLLDMDSSSSALARGLARTAQDIGIHLNEQQLAIQGAELKMVRMLRYDSTSIAQIAWMHADYGPMALCISPEQQRSATAINNEQRHGMHLAWWHTGGYQFVLIGRNPVSQLADSALRLQTSLT comes from the coding sequence ATGAGAACAATAAATTTTACGCCCCCCTACAGTGACGAAGCTATCGTCGCCTGGCTTGACGGCGAGATGAATGACACCGACGCGCAGCAGTTCGAGCAGTGGCTCAGGAATGACGATCAGCTTGCCGAACGCATCGCCAGGCTGCAAAAAAGCGATCTGGCGTTTAAAGAAGCCTTCGCACCTTTACTTGATGACGCGCCCCAGGCCCGGATGCAGAATCGACTTGAGCAACTGCTGGCGGCGACTCCCGTCGTGGGAGAAACGCCGCCTCGCATCGGGGTTAGCCGCCGTTCGCTGATTGCCGCCTCGCTCAGTTTTCTGGTGATTGGCTCAGGGTTGGGCTATCTGGCGCGCCCCGCCTCGGCTGTTCGTAACGATAGCGAGAAAATTCGCGATCTTGAGGCCCAATACATGTCACTGTACAGCGCGGAAACACTGCTCGACATGGACAGTTCATCGTCCGCTTTGGCTCGGGGGCTGGCGCGTACCGCGCAGGACATCGGCATTCATCTGAACGAACAGCAGCTCGCTATTCAAGGCGCCGAGCTGAAAATGGTACGTATGCTGCGCTACGACAGCACCTCAATCGCCCAGATTGCCTGGATGCATGCCGATTACGGGCCGATGGCATTGTGCATCTCCCCGGAGCAGCAGCGAAGCGCAACGGCGATCAACAATGAACAACGGCATGGAATGCACCTTGCCTGGTGGCATACCGGAGGCTATCAGTTCGTATTGATCGGCCGCAATCCGGTTTCACAACTGGCCGATAGCGCGCTCAGATTGCAGACGTCACTGACATAA
- a CDS encoding tetratricopeptide repeat protein yields MNPVSSFQLSIARRLTIPVLLFSLHIPQVLAAGDDDTNSKTPDCPAGQVYNSATKQCVPEKTSRLSDQDKTNYAYHLAKKGEYQAALNLLDTLKNGNTAEAWNYRGYATRKLGRTDEGIGYYQRSLALNPNYAKVREYLGEAWLVKGRPDLAREQLKTIASLCGQSCEEYRDLQAAINGHPES; encoded by the coding sequence ATGAACCCTGTTTCTTCTTTCCAACTTTCTATCGCTCGCCGTCTAACCATCCCGGTACTGCTATTTTCTTTGCATATCCCGCAGGTCTTGGCTGCGGGCGACGACGATACCAACAGTAAAACGCCGGATTGCCCGGCCGGACAGGTTTATAACAGCGCGACGAAACAGTGTGTCCCTGAAAAAACCAGCCGTCTGAGCGACCAGGATAAGACCAACTACGCTTATCACCTGGCTAAAAAAGGCGAGTATCAGGCGGCGCTGAACCTGCTCGATACCCTGAAAAATGGCAATACCGCCGAAGCCTGGAACTACCGGGGTTACGCCACGCGAAAACTCGGGCGTACCGACGAAGGCATCGGCTATTATCAACGCTCGCTGGCGCTCAACCCGAATTATGCCAAAGTACGCGAATATCTTGGTGAAGCGTGGCTGGTGAAAGGCCGCCCCGATCTGGCGCGGGAGCAACTGAAAACGATCGCCAGCCTGTGCGGCCAAAGCTGCGAAGAGTATCGTGACTTACAGGCTGCTATTAACGGGCATCCTGAATCCTGA